Part of the Lycium ferocissimum isolate CSIRO_LF1 chromosome 6, AGI_CSIRO_Lferr_CH_V1, whole genome shotgun sequence genome, CCAATGACCGGACCATCCTAAGTCCTTCGATATCTTGCCACTCCAACAATGCTAGCTCTTCACAGTCAACAATCAACAGATTCTCCAGAGCATTAAGGTGTTTCATAGCACTTGGGAGAAAGATCAGTCTTGGGCAGCCAATAATTGCCAGTGTGCGAAGGCTAGTCAGATGTTGCAGACCTTCAGACAAAGATACGAGATTGTTGCAGCTGTAAATAAACAAAGAACGAAGAGATGATAAGCAGCCAATTGCTTTATCAGGAAAACATGCTTGCTTAGTGGTTATATGCAAGTGTCTTAGGCTGATCAAATTTCCAATATCTTTAGGTAGCCCTTCAAGTTGTGCACAATGAGAAACTCGAAGTGTCTGTAAGCTCAGCAACTTGTTAATCGAATCGGGTAATTCTTTAATGCTGCCATTGCCACTTATGTCAAGATATCTTAAGTACTTCAATTCGCCAATAGAGCTAGGCAGCTCATCAAAACATGAATCACTCATATCTAGCACCCTAAGTTGCATGAATCTTGCCATGCAGTTCTCAACATACAATGTACTCATTGGCCCTATTCCATCGACAGAGAAGGATATGGTCCTTAATGCATGGTTATTGAGAAGGGATGGTGGCAGTTCCTTGCCTGACAAATCATAGTCAGAAAATGCCACATGTCTGACCTCATCAGAAATGTTTTGTATATGAGAAGTTACCGTACAGAATTCAAACCCTGCTGCTGACAATGCAAGATCATGTACAAGGTCATGCATTCTACAGATTGAGGTAAAAATGGAACGatattcttcaacttcttgaaaaAAGGATCTTGACAATAACCCTTGGAAATATTGAATCCCAATGTCCTCAAGATCTTCGGATTCATTAGAAGACTGACTAATGAGACCCTCTGCTACCCACAACTGTATCAATTTATCTATTTCTATCACACTGCCCTTGGGAAATATTGAGCAGTAAGCAAGACAAACTTTGAGATTAGATGGCAATTGCTCATAGATCATTCTCAGAGCAGCTGTGTCATACTGATTTGAGTTCCACCTCCAATGATTTTTAACTTCATTCCACAGCGATTCCTCAGTTTTCTTGTACAATGAAGATCCTACAGCCTCTAAGACTAAGGGATTTCCCTCACACTTCTGCACTATATCTGATGCAATCCCAACGAGATTTGGATATAGCACTTCTTGACCTTGTTCAAAGGCGTTTCTCAGGAACAAAATCAGACAATCTTCACTTAATAAACCCTTCAAACAGTATGCAGGAACCGTCCCCATCATCGAAGCTACTTCCTCTAACCTAGTAGTTACAAGAATCTTGCTTCCACAAGCACCCACCATCAACAACTTCTTCAATTCATCCCACTTCACTGGGTCCTCATTCCACACATCATCTAAAACAAtcaaataattcttttcgtgcaAAGCCTTACGAACTAGATTCTGCAGTTCATTCATATCAAGATTCTCACATATATCTTCTCTAACTGACTTCACAATTTGTTCCAGCAATTCATCTACTTTAAACACGCGAACCCACAAACGCAATTGAAAATGTCTAACAATCTTTCGATCATTATACACCAATTTCGCAAGAGTAGTTTTTCCAGTGCCTCCTACTCCAACAATGGGAAATACAAAAAGGGTAGGTTCATTTCCTGATTTTAAAAGCATTTCAACAACAATTTCTCTATCAAATTCCCTTCCCACGACATCAGCATAATTTACAGATGCACATGTATGCATAAGCCCTCTTTCTCTGTAAGGACTTAAACCCCCCAAAATATTGGAAATCTTATCCAATTTCGTAACGAGCTTTCGATAAACAATCGTGTATAAGCAATGTAAGAGAAAAAACCACGGATCTTTGATGATGTCAAACTG contains:
- the LOC132060311 gene encoding disease resistance protein RGA2-like; its protein translation is MHTCASVNYADVVGREFDREIVVEMLLKSGNEPTLFVFPIVGVGGTGKTTLAKLVYNDRKIVRHFQLRLWVRVFKVDELLEQIVKSVREDICENLDMNELQNLVRKALHEKNYLIVLDDVWNEDPVKWDELKKLLMVGACGSKILVTTRLEEVASMMGTVPAYCLKGLLSEDCLILFLRNAFEQGQEVLYPNLVGIASDIVQKCEGNPLVLEAVGSSLYKKTEESLWNEVKNHWRWNSNQYDTAALRMIYEQLPSNLKVCLAYCSIFPKGSVIEIDKLIQLWVAEGLISQSSNESEDLEDIGIQYFQGLLSRSFFQEVEEYRSIFTSICRMHDLVHDLALSAAGFEFCTVTSHIQNISDEVRHVAFSDYDLSGKELPPSLLNNHALRTISFSVDGIGPMSTLYVENCMARFMQLRVLDMSDSCFDELPSSIGELKYLRYLDISGNGSIKELPDSINKLLSLQTLRVSHCAQLEGLPKDIGNLISLRHLHITTKQACFPDKAIGCLSSLRSLFIYSCNNLVSLSEGLQHLTSLRTLAIIGCPRLIFLPSAMKHLNALENLLIVDCEELALLEWQDIEGLRMVRSLVIGGLPELESKDVQCLGSLQMLVLAGLPQLDTLPRWLEGASVTLQYLRVERCPKFAALPKWLENLSSLEKLEISKCSTLFSWPERMSCLSNLKVRRIDN